ATAACAAAACGTAATTAAGCAACTCTGAaactttttacttacaatatgaTAAGGTATATCTGGGGATGTAATTGTGGTTTATGCGATACCATAAATGTACttaatgtaaatgtaaaaaatacagcgaatttatccccggcaagctcggccgctAGCCTAAGCCTATGTTTCACCTTTGAGTAAAGAAGGTCTGATGGTAGTTCAAAGCTTAGAAAGCCAGTATTATACGATGTGTAATTTTTTAGGTGATACAAGATACCATATACGCGACTATACTCAATACTATGAGCAACTTTTGATATGAGAGCAACTCTGAAATCGCAAAAATATCAGGTGTTCCATATTACTTAAACATTAATTGAATACATTTAAGCAGACCAAGATATTTTTGTGATTTCAGAGTTCCTGCTGTAGAAAAAGTTGAACATAGAAATGAGGGCAATCTTGTATGTATCACCTTTATAAATGATACTGTGTAAAAAACAGTAAATGACAAATTCTTGCGGCAAGGAGCTAATAGTCATTGATAAATGGTTTTCGCGATCATGTTTCAAGTTGCGCCTTATTCCTGATTACCGCCCGACGCGCAAATCTAGCAAGATTGATAGCGCTAACGCCACATTTAAATCACGATCCTTGTGAGTTTTAAGAGGTTCACTTTTCACTTGAAAATCTACGAGATAGTCATGCTAATGCGCTTAATATTAAACATACGAAAACAAGATTTATAATATGGTGAACCAATATTATCAGTAACAGTAGAAGAAGAAAACTATACTCTTCCTCTTTTTTtggattataaatattacaaataattctAGCATAATAAAAAGGCGGGATTCCTTCGCAATCCATACTAACTTTTGTCCTGAAGACACTTGCTTTAGAGCAAGTAGGGTTAGCCTAAACGTTCTTGCCATAACTACCAGTAATCTTTATTAGATGGTATTAGACCAAACATGTATTTTCATGAAAACTTTTAACCTAAATCCACTTGCCATATCAGCATATTATCCTAATCCTGCGGCTTCCACGAGCACCAACTGTTGCtaaaaaagtgggttaggtttagTTAGAATTGCGCTCCCCACAAAtattaactacattttattgtcaaaattgtattagGTTCGGTTAGTACTGCAACCTCCACAAAACGAACTGCTGCCAAAAAAAAGTTACACTTGATCATTATAACACACATGAATATTAGGACAAATGATCTTTTCACCTCAGCAACTCGAACAAGGGactttgctgcttaaaaacagggAGCAAAATCGACATTCAAGTGACAAGTTGCAAATAGCAATATCAGCAATCCGGATCGtatattacagttttttttacaaaaaagttgtcgattgaactgtcaattgatgttctttatttttaatttattttattgaaatttctttcgtttcgTTCAAGTGTTTTATTgtggtaattaaacttaattgttagaataccttaattAAATATCAGTGATATAGTAATGAAGAAGTATTACATTTGTTCAGGTTTTATATTTACCTTCCAAAATTAGGCTGAGGTGAAAATtcttgtgtactacacgagatcaaagttatttaggTACATCttgtgcgcttttgagtccctatgcgtaagattctaaattagttcgcttgcacgggactcaaattaagcactcgaagaaatatcaaactttgctctgtTGTTGAACAAATAACTATCAACGCAAGTTGCTGTTAGGGAATAATATAGTACCTAGGATATTTAGtaattatatcaaaaaatattaggaTATTATTATAAGGTCTTAAGAGAATAATAAATAGAGTATATGAGTATTAGGACAAAggatcattcattcattatggCAAACAATAATATTAGGGACcgaaaaaataggaaataacTAGAAATCCCGGTACAGATAAGCTTTTTTTAGTGTGTTCTACGAAAATTTTACGGCTGTATCTTAAAGCAACGATCCATTCCATCGGTCGCAGTCTGAAAAACAGACGTATTTAACACAACTGGTATCATGGAATTATCCAAATGGCTGTTAAGCAATACACTAGACGATGCGGTGAACGATTAAATGCACGTGTAGGTCTACTTTACTGTAAGCGTTGCTATTATGAGGGTGCCTATTAGAAGAGATGCTACTATGTTCGTAGTGCGGGTCACAAGAATTGGTGTCTGATCGCAATCGGATCTTTTACCGAAACGGAAATCGAAGTTTCGGTTTTGCTCTAGTACAGCCGAAGGTGCTTGACTAGGTGTTTGACTGAAACATGATTGTTATGCCAAAACTTGCCGATACTGAAACTTCCGTTGGACACTACCGAAAAATACAGTTTCAACGCAGTCCAAAAGTTTCGGCAGTTTTTCTTTCAacggaaacatgatttttatgctgAACCCACCGAAACTGAAATTTCAGTCGGATACTAACAACAATTCGGATAGATAGATTtcagaataataatacaaaaagaaataccTATTGGCTGCGGTTGCGATTCTTTTGAACATCACTTTTATAAGCCATTTAAATCTATTAAGTATATTCATCTGAATTATAGAATCGTCTGATATTGAAATTACAACTTACAAtaccaaatgaaaaaaattgtatcaactCCAAAATTCGCTTGAGGAGATGGATGTTTCAATCTTTCCCGAATTATGATTTCATAACCTAAtccaaatagaaaaaaattgtaggtGTTTTGTTTGTTACCTACTGGTGACTTttctatattataatttataattttgacGGTGCGGTGGGTggcacatattttttaaatcaaagtGGAAATATGGACGCTTGATGACAAATGCAGAGCCGTAAAGAAAACTCATTAAGAcagttttaagatatttatcCTTGCTTTGAAGATATTTAGAAAAATGCTTAAGTTACCTATTCATATCGGTAGTTGATGTGGCTATGCACACTAAGGCAGGCAGGCAGTTAGCcagttaaaaattaattcagTTCAAATCAGTTCAATAATCAGTTGCAAAATTAATATATGTTAAAACTATTTGTAACTTTACGGCCCTAACTAGTACAAGTAGGAAGTAAGGGACTTATTCATCAATTTTGAGGAGACTCTAGAGACATGGCTGGTATCTCGAAAGGCGGAGAGTAAACTTGTGTGTATCAACTATTTCCTGACAGTTGTTGCCACGATTATGTTCTCCTGAACCACCCATAAAACCGaaaaacatggtcgccctaaattgaCTTGGAGCCGTTctgtggagcaagagttgggtgtattggggataaGGTGGAAGGAGGTTACCCAAACtacccaggaccggagtcagtagAAGAAAATAGTTCGaaccctacaccccagcagggggtaacattTTTGTTGTGGTTATGTCATTTCCATAGTTTACCATTTACTAAGTAAGTTGAGAGAACGtgatacaacattttttataataaactgtATTGGTCTCTTGGACAATGGGAGAAAATACAACGAAAAATAGTTAATCCACTCAATGTCTACTATTTATTCTACTTTTAGACTCGGACCCTGTACTAAATGTCCTGATGTAATGAACTCTCTGTGCAGATACCTTAGTCAATTTGCTACAAACGCTTCCCAAGACGGCGATAGAGTTTCATTCGAACTGTGTTTTACACTTCAGTATCAAAATGTTACCTATTTGGCTGCACAGTGCAAAGGTTCTTGTCCGTACTAGGTGTTCATAACACCTAAACCCCGCGGGATAGTCTATGTACTTTAAGATATGACTTAtatattaacaataatattaatcCTTTGCCTTGCTTATACAGCTCTGTCTGACCACGTACTAAAATCAGTTTTCAATTGTATCTTAAGTATATTATGCTTAATAGGAAGGATATCTCTAGATTCAAATAAATAAGTCGAGGAAAAAGTTCTTTCGTATTTTACATATGTAAAGTTGTGAAAACTCTTTGGTTGTACTGTTTGTATCTAACTGGTTTCAATACTATTAAATACACAAAGAAAAATCTGTCTGCTGCCATTTTTTGTTTGAGTGTTCTGTCTGGCAAAATTCCTTAAAGGGAAAATGCCCTACAAGCCGCgaaaaaagtgacgtttatggACTTGATACAGTGTCAGTAATAGTAGCATTAAATTGGTTCAAGCATTTTCAGTCCAGGAAATTTGATATCAAAGATGAAGCTCGTTCAGACGTCCCTGTTACGGATAAAGTCGATGCCATTTTTTGAAAAGTAGAGTAAGATTGGCATATTAGTAGTTACAACTTAAGCTATGTAGGTGTTGACcgcaaaataattttaacacatttcgtcttggtatataaaaaaaattttttaaatagtttttataaaacaaacgtataaaatgtgattaaaactGGGTCAAATTAATAAgccgtttattttataaaactatgtttttttttaaaagccaAACCTAGAATAGAATTATGCTGAACCGATCGATatgaaaatcaaagtgatttgttaatattAAGTTAGCTCACAGCACacttttctcccgaaatggaaatttcatcaaaaatgtagGTACGTTCAGTTAGGATCGTAAAGCCCCTCTTAAATCAGAATCTCTGGAACTTACTCGCAGACCGCTACACACGTATACGGAAGAATTTAACGAAGGTACGTGGTTGTTGCGATGTCACGGCTTTTTAGGCTTCATTACGACAACTGTGtgttactttattaaattaattatgtaggtacgtcAATTTACCGACGAATGTTTTTGTTTCTGTGACagcagaccaagataagtctgcaacgattttgatagcacacgcagtgcaagtgttatgtaTATACGttacaatttcatagaagtgtgacgtttaaataacacttgcactgcatgtactatcaaaatcgttgcagacttgtcttggtctaactctagtaaATACTTAAATCCCAAAACAGTTATAATATTTGCTTTTTTATGCtaaatcaattaatttaatgaaaatgaTCCATATATTACCATATGCCGGGGTTTTGGGTGCGggaataattttcatattttattttttgcacttcgaatacaataaaatagttcccaaactttaaataaaaataggaagtAAGCCCCAAAATGTgcgaaaaaaacgaaaaaaaaatctgttttgaCCTATTTGTGGCTTCTCCGCTCCCAAAAACCTCGGGGTACGTATAAcatgtattgtttattttgaaaatatattgttataatatgtatgttagtttttaaggtatttatctatgagCCTCTAGTTGTCGGAAATACGAGTAAAAGTTTTCATTCATTGCATAGTCATACCCCAAGTTTTCGTAAAACTAAGAGGACGATAAAATGGAACGTTGATGACTTCgagtaaatattaataagaacGCGTAGGTATCTACTCGTATGTCATAGTTAATCCTAAGATATTTTTGAGACTCTGGAACCACAACGCCACGGCTCAATCTCGTCACTGGATCGAAGCCAATCGCAGACCAATCTCTTTTGTTTGTCATTGCAGATTGACATATAGAGCGGATGTTTGGCGAGGGAAACAAATATTCGAGACGACTATGAATATTCTTATTGAAGCTCTTTCTTTTAACTTTGTTATGATTTAGCACTGATCAGTGCATTTCTACATTCAACATAAGCATGTTGACTTTAAGTTTACTTTTTGACCAACATTTTATATTCACATACGAATGGTTAACCACTGGATTGCCTATCAGGTTTGTTAACGCCTAGCATGTGTTTGTGCAAACTATACATGATGCACCACTCACACACGCATACGCCAAGCAACCTGCCCGATCGACGCGAGCCTAcggctttaccgacagcgccgcgtCCTTCACTCGTCCTCAAGCCACCAAATGGAATACGTGCTATTtaacctataatttttttacaccttGTAGTTTTCTGGttattaaaccaattttttattgaaaaggtaTTAGCACTCATTTCTTCGCCAAATCATCCCAGCATTCAAGTACCGGCGTTCACATTTTTGGACCTACGACCCCGGATATTTTACCAGCGACGAACAAAGAACAAAGGAAATACTTCGCTGACGTGATTTGGCTGTTACTACGTGGAAGTTTTCAATCATTTCACATATCGGATTCATTGGAAATAGGACGAGTCATCCGATTTTATACACATCTACGACTTCTACGTGGCTTGAAGATAATTTCTACGAGGACAAATACGATTGGGAGAAGAAATCTGAGAGTGAGAGTTGGGAGATAAGTAGATCGACGGCGCCGACACAGGGAAATATCATTTATAAGTTAAGTTCTAAGTGAGACTGGCAAACCGTAAGTTCGTTCCGTTTGTTCGTTCCgaaatcattaatttcaaacacaatcctttatttgtgtatttacttcccaattaaattacatatttgtcCCGTAACCCTTATTCTGCAACTAACGTCCACGAATCCTTTATTTTGTGGTATCGTTAAAAACGTATTTCACGTTATACTTGCAAATCCTTCATTTTGCAAGTCTTCTCACATTCATATACCTTTTAGTAACGTTAAGGTTAATAACGTTAACGGATATTTCTTAATAACGCTCACAAATCCATTATTTTGTGTTGTCGTTACATTCGTATTACACGTTTCTTGCAAATCCTTCATTTTGCAAGACATATCATATTCATATACCTTTTAGTAACGTTAAGGTTAATAACGTTAACGGATATTTCTCATTAACGCTCACAAATTCATTATTTTGTGTTGCCGTTATAAACGTATTGCACGTTATTCGCAAATCCTTCATTTTGCATAATATTGAtacttatcatttattttcaacgtTAACGTTTCCTAATAACGTTAACGGTTATTTCTTGACACCGCTCACAAATCCTTCATTTTGTGTTGCCGTCACAAACGTATTGCACGTTATTCGCAAATCctttattttgcaaattattCATACTTATACAAACTTAAATACGTTAACGATCCGTTATTCTGTTAACGAGTTATTTCTAATTGCACTTAGCAACAATATTTCCTATTCGCATTCTCATCATAAACAGGTTAATTCTGTTATCTTTGTAATCACTTCATTTACGCTTCGTGCATTATTGCTCATATTTTCCTTATTGTTAAACAAAGGTTGGAATACCTTTTATTcgttaataattaacataattctAATAAATTGCATTTCAGAGTGTTCTAGTTTTTTGGCATCGCTTCGTTGTGAGTGTGAACTGTATATAACAACGTACTTAAATAGTGCTATTTCACGTGTTCTAGTGCATTCCGATATCCGCGCTGTTGGGCTGGCGCCTGGCTGGCTCGGACACCGCGCGCTCGCTGCGAGCTGTTGCTACGCGCTTGCACCGCTTGactttttgcagtttttacgcGCACCCTCACTCCGCTGCTTTTGTACTAATTTAAGTAATCGTTTCAAATCtttatttttgaacttaattgcATTGCAACTGTTGTTTTTCTAGCAACTCATTTCATCGCATTGGTTcgtataaattacattttagcTATAAACAAGCTGTCAGTGCCAACTTACACTGACACATATActcaattaattaactcattattttgcctttaatttataatttttaaaatggttgataTTAAACCTTTAATTAAAAGGCGTGCATCATTCAAAGCTAAGCTTACGCTGTTTGAAAGCCATCTAACAACTGTCGAAAGTTGTGATCGCTTGAGTAGATTGCAAATTTCTGAATTAAATCACCGTTTAtcaaaaattgaagaaatatattCAGAATTTGACTCCGTTCAGTGTGATATAGAGAACGAATTGGAAATTCCAGATGAGCAGTATAAAGAACGCGAGGCTTTCGAGAGCAAGTACTTCGGGCTCGTCGCGCGCGCGCGCGAGCTGCTGGCGgcggccgcgccggcgccgggcgCCTCTGCGGGCGGCGACGGCTCGGAGACAGGTTCTTGTGTTACTGCGATTGGAGGTGGGACAAAACTTAAACTTCCTACTATAGATATGCCTAGCTTCTCGGGCCAGTATCATGACTGGTTGGAGTTCCGTGACACATTTAGTAGTCTCATACATTCAAATAATTCAATTCCAAACATTAATAAATTTCATTACTTGCGCGCCGCGCTAAAGGGTAGTGCCGCGGTAGTGATTCAATCTTTAGATTTTTCCAGCGATAATTATACATCAGCTTGGGAACTACTTTGCGatcgttataataataaaagatcTTTAGTGAACAATCATGTTCAGGCAATTTTTAACATAGAACAATTGTCAAAAGAATCGTCTAGATCAATAAGAAACCTTATTGACacgataaataaaaacttaagagCACTCAAATCACTTGATCTACCTACTGAGCATTGGGATGTTCTCataattcaaataatatcaagCAAATTAGATACAACTACACATCGTAAATGGGAATCGTATAGGAATAAATTAAAGGAGCTCCCTACACTTCAAATGTTTAACGATTTCCTTAAAGATCGGGCTGACTTACTAGAATCAACTGAAATCTCTAATATAAAACGTCGGTCTAGCGACACTACGCACAGTCGACAGAAGGCGTTGACAGCTAATACCTATTCCCCCACTACTTCTCGCAAGTATGCTTGTCCGTTTTGCAATCAAGTCCACGCACTGTATCTATGTCCTaagtttaaaacattaaaattacaagCTCGCGTTGATAAAGCTAAGGCACTCAAGGTTTGCTTAAACTGTTTACGCGTGGGCCACAATGAAAAAACGTGTAGGCTGAATTCGTGTCGCACATGTGGATTACAGCGCAATAGTCTGTTGCATGAACATACAACTCCTGCGCCTTCGCCTTCGTCAAATGACGTCGCGCTGCATTCTTTGCCGCAGCCTGACGACGATGAACAATTTTCTAGTCCAGTTCAAGAAATTTCTATGTCAGCCGTAAATAATAATAGCTTGCTACTGTCAACGGTCTTAATTGAAGTGACTGACCACAGTggtaaaaaacaaacaatacgAGCGTTACTCGATAATGGTTCAACCACGAGTAACGTTACTGAAAGTTTATGCGCAAAATTAAACTTACCTACTTCTTCAGCTCCGACAATAGTCGACGGATTAAATTATCAAACATCACATTTGTCAAAAAGTTGCGACGTACTTATATCGTCATTACTCAATGATTATCATGAAAAGGTGCCCTGTTTAGTAGCATCACGTATAACTCAACCGTTGCCAGTGTCTCGAATTGACCGTACAACGTTAAACATACCGCCACACATTAGGTTGGCAGATCCCACATTTGATGTACCTGCTCCAGTAGACATGCTACTTGGATCAGGAATATTTTGGTCAGTACTTGGTACTCATAAAATTCCattaggtaaaaataaaccaGCTTTATGGGAAACCAAATTGGGTTTCTTAGTTACAGTTTCATCAAAACAAAACTTACCATCAAAATTGAATACAGTCCATTGCAACCATAACATTAATTTACACTTACAACattataataaacaattaaatgatCAAATTTCTTAATTCTTTGAATTAGAATCAGTAAGCTTCAACGTATAATCGCATACGTTCATCGGTTTATTCACAACTGTCGTAACCCGCAAAACAAACACACTGGTTACATAAAAATTTATGAACTAAATTTGTCCTTGAATTCAATGTGCAGATTCGTTCAGCTTGAAAGTTTTATCTCAgaatatgacttattaaaaaacaaaaggcaATTGTCTGCCAATAATAAATTGCTACAATTGAATCCATTTTATAACACAAATGATAAACTGTTACGAGTAGGTGGCAGCCTCTGTAACTcattttatgattatgacactaAACACCCAATATTGCTTGATTCAAAGCATCATTTAGCCACTTTAATATTTAGACACTATCATACTATGTTTTTACATGCACCTCCGCAACTATTACTTACAATATTGCGTCACAAATTCTGGTTTATCAATGGTCGTAACCTGGCGAGAAAAATTGTTGAAAATTGCATTAGATGTCGTCGTTATGCAGGCAAGAACATTCAACCCATAATGGGCAATCTTCCTTCACCACGGCTACATACTGACTATGTTTTTGCTAATACCGCGTGTGACTACGCCGGACCAATCATGATACTGAACCGAAGAGGTCGAGGCAGTAGACTGATAAAGTCGTACCTCTGCATATTTGTTTGTCTGGCCGTAAAAGCAGTTCACATAGAACTTGTCACCGATTTAAGTAGTAACACTTTCCTCTCAGCACTAGATCGATTCATCGCCCGCAGAGGAAAGCCTCAAAATATTTTCTCAGACAATGGGACTTGCTTCACAGGCGCATGTAATGAGTTGTCTAAATTCTTAAAATCAAACAGTAACTACATCAGCTCAAAAGCATCTGAGATGttcataaactttaaattttcacCAGCATATAGTCCACACTTTAATGGATTGgccgagggttccgtaaaatCTGTAAAATACCACCTAAAAAGGGTCTTAGGTTTAGCCCACTTAACATATGAAGATTTAAATTCAGTTCTCACTTCCATCGAGGCTACCCTTAATTCTAGGCCTCTCACCCCATTATCATCCGACCCTTCAGACCTTACAGCACTCACCCCCGCTCACTTCTTAATCGGACGAACGCTAACGATGTTGCCTTCTCCTCAGAGCTCTGACCCTGCGGCGATACCTACTCTCTCACGATATATGAGGATTCAACAATTAAAAGCCCATTTCTGGTCCCGATATTATATAGAATATATTACAGAGCTCCAGAAAAGACAGAAATGGCGCAAGCAAGGCCAGCAACTCCAATTAGGAGAGATGGTGCTGGTGAAAGATGACCGGCTGCCTCCCAACCGATGGCTGCTGGGGCGCGTGACGCGCCTCTACCCCGGCTCCGACGGCGTGACCCGCGTCGCCGACGTACACACCACCTCGGGGACTCTTCGACGAGCCGCGCAACCGACTGTGCCCGCTACCAGTCATAGACACGAACTTCGTTCCTGAGGCCGCAACATGTTAACGCCTAGCATGTGTTTGTGCAAACTATATATGATGCACCACTCACACACGCATACGCCAAGAAACCTGCCCGATCGACGCGAGCCTAcggctttaccgacagcgccgcgtCCTTCACTCGTCCTCAAGCCACCAAATGGAATACGTGCTATTtaacctataatttttttacaccttGTAGTTTTCTGGttattaaaccaattttttattgaaaaggtaTTAGCACTCATTTCTTCGCCAAATCATCCCAGCATTCAAGTACCGGCGTTCACAGGTTAAATGAGCATATTACCGAACAGATTCGCAGACCAAGTAACGAATTCGTATTAGCACAATTAAGACCAAGTACTTTAGTATTATTAGCACAATTTGCTCGTTTGCTGTAATAAATATCAAgaaaaaacaatgttaattaaaaaaaataatgtaccgCTTAAGTGTAATATTTGGATTTCTAAGCGTAAATAAACTTCTAAtctagtttaattaaaatatctagATAATCCTAAACTCCTTCTTTATTACACAACCCAATCACCCGAGGGTTcttttattagtttaattaaagAGGTTTCAAATAAACTATAGGCTTCGTCCCATCGAACCTTTTTCGTAACTGGCCTTATATTCTCATCGAATGCACGAGGTAgccagtcctcaactgtgcgtttctccggaaactttctgcctcgcacagctaaattgtggaataaactgtcgcctgcggtatttccggaccgataagaccttcaagaaaagagcgtacttcctTTTTAAATTCCCGCAACACACTTACAATACAACCCCTGTGGTGTTGCGAGTGTCCATGGGCAGCAATAATCGCGTACCATCATCATCAGGTCAtcagtctgctcgtttgcctcctgtatcataaaaaaaggaTGAATGAAGAAACT
This Cydia pomonella isolate Wapato2018A chromosome 16, ilCydPomo1, whole genome shotgun sequence DNA region includes the following protein-coding sequences:
- the LOC133526633 gene encoding uncharacterized protein LOC133526633, with amino-acid sequence MVDIKPLIKRRASFKAKLTLFESHLTTVESCDRLSRLQISELNHRLSKIEEIYSEFDSVQCDIENELEIPDEQYKEREAFESKYFGLVARARELLAAAAPAPGASAGGDGSETGSCVTAIGGGTKLKLPTIDMPSFSGQYHDWLEFRDTFSSLIHSNNSIPNINKFHYLRAALKGSAAVVIQSLDFSSDNYTSAWELLCDRYNNKRSLVNNHVQAIFNIEQLSKESSRSIRNLIDTINKNLRALKSLDLPTEHWDVLIIQIISSKLDTTTHRKWESYRNKLKELPTLQMFNDFLKDRADLLESTEISNIKRRSSDTTHSRQKALTANTYSPTTSRKYACPFCNQVHALYLCPKFKTLKLQARVDKAKALKVCLNCLRVGHNEKTCRLNSCRTCGLQRNSLLHEHTTPAPSPSSNDVALHSLPQPDDDEQFSSPVQEISMSAVNNNSLLLSTVLIEVTDHSGKKQTIRALLDNGSTTSNVTESLCAKLNLPTSSAPTIVDGLNYQTSHLSKSCDVLISSLLNDYHEKVPCLVASRITQPLPVSRIDRTTLNIPPHIRLADPTFDVPAPVDMLLGSGIFWSVLGTHKIPLGKNKPALWETKLGFLVTVSSKQNLPSKLNTVHCNHNINLHLQHYNKQLNDQIS